The Lonchura striata isolate bLonStr1 chromosome Z, bLonStr1.mat, whole genome shotgun sequence genome window below encodes:
- the CZH5orf63 gene encoding glutaredoxin-like protein C5orf63 homolog, with protein sequence MMLLCFLSRALPRARHSPSPLGKQLSSASTNKPVLTLYTKKPCPLCDEAKEVLEPYKRRFILQEVDITLPENSAWYDKYKYDIPVFHLNGKFLMKHRVDIQKFEEQLRNLELQNERNQ encoded by the exons ATGATGTTGCTCTGTTTTctgagcagagccctgccacGAGCCAGGCATTCACCCAGCCCACTGGGGAAACAACTCAGCTCAGCCAGCACCAATAAGCCAGTGTTGACTTTATACACCAAG AAACCATGCCCTCTGTGTGATGAAGCAAAAGAAGTTCTTGAGCCATACAAGAGAAGG TTTATTCTGCAGGAGGTGGATATTACCCTTCCAGAGAACTCAGCGTGGTATGATAAATACAAATATGACATACCTGTTTTTCACTTAAATGGGAAGTTCCTAATGAAGCATCGTGTCGACATTCAAAAATTTGAGGAACAACTTAGGAACCTGGAATTGCAAAATGAGAGAAACCAGTGA